One Phaseolus vulgaris cultivar G19833 chromosome 2, P. vulgaris v2.0, whole genome shotgun sequence DNA window includes the following coding sequences:
- the LOC137810914 gene encoding probable WRKY transcription factor 4 isoform X3 — translation MLGGGNGDGEAAPPSTAARSRSDLRPRASTESVFNCGDTAGYSPGPMTLFSSLFGDGDGDEYKSFSEFLAGAMVDPIPLRSSPDSASQGQFGMTQQQMLAQVTAHTNVQIQAEHATSLTQKLHSPSIIVDKPNDDGYNWRKYGQKPVKGSNFSRSYYKCTHPNCPVKKKLELTLQGHVTAIIYKGEHNHQRKTTKGTLTSSGNSDRLKEEMSSHSMSQVDLEFSQAEHGSGTSDSEEVGYYETEVDEKNDEPDPKRRNTKAKLEDPASLNLHRTVAESRIIVQTTSEVDLLDDGYRWRKYGQKVVKGNPYPRSYYKCTTPGCNVRKHVERASTDPKAVVTTYEGKHNHDVPTVKTNSHTLANNTASQLKPKNVTDEKHGFSSRGVGGYEQGPVASLTLKQE, via the exons ATGCTTGGCGGTGGAAATGGAGATGGAGAGGCAGCACCACCCTCCACGGCCGCGCGTTCCAGAAGTGATCTCCGACCACGCGCTTCCACGGAGAGCGTTTTCAACTGTGGAGACACCGCAGGGTATAGCCCCGGTCCCATGACTCTGTTTTCTAGCTTGTTCGGCGATGGTGATGGCGATGAGTATAAGTCGTTCTCGGAGTTCCTTGCCGGCGCCATGGTGGACCCCATTCCTCTTCGGTCTTCTCCAGATTCAGCTTCTCAA GGACAATTTGGAATGACACAGCAGCAAATGCTAGCACAGGTCACAGCCCACACTAATGTGCAAATCCAAGCTGAACATGCTACCTCATTGACACAG AAATTGCACTCTCCTTCTATCATTGTTGATAAGCCTAATGATGATGGCTACAACTGGAGGAAGTATGGGCAGAAACCTGTAAAGGGTAGTAACTTCTCTCGAAGTTACTACAAATGCACACATCCAAATTGCCCTGTCAAGAAAAAGCTTGAGCTAACTCTTCAGGGTCATGTAACTGCAATTATTTATAAAGGAGAGCACAACCATCAACGTAAGACCACAAAAGGCACCCTAACTTCATCTGGGAATTCAGATAGGTTGAAAGAAGAGATGAGTTCTCACTCCATGTCCCAAGTGGATCTAGAATTTAGTCAGGCTGAACATGGGTCTGGAACAAGTGACAGTGAGGAAGTAGGTTATTATGAAACTGAAGTGGATGAGAAAAATGATGAACCTGATCCCAAGAGGAG AAACACAAAAGCCAAACTCGAGGATCCAGCTTCTTTAAATTTGCATAGAACTGTGGCAGAGTCTAGGATCATTGTGCAAACAACAAGTGAAGTGGATCTTTTGGATGATGGATATAGATGGCGCAAATATGGACAGAAAGTTGTCAAAGGCAACCCATATCCAAG GAGCTATTACAAGTGCACAACCCCAGGTTGCAATGTTCGGAAGCATGTTGAGAGGGCTTCAACAGATCCTAAAGCTGTAGTAACAACATATGAAGGAAAACATAATCATGATGTACCAACAGTTAAGACTAATAGTCACACACTTGCCAACAATACTGCATCACAGCTAAAACCAAAAAATGTCACCGATGAGAAGCATGGTTTCAGCAGCAGGGGTGTTGGGGGCTATGAGCAGGGACCTGTGGCAAGTCTAACATTAAAGCAAGAGTAG
- the LOC137810914 gene encoding probable WRKY transcription factor 3 isoform X1 gives MLGGGNGDGEAAPPSTAARSRSDLRPRASTESVFNCGDTAGYSPGPMTLFSSLFGDGDGDEYKSFSEFLAGAMVDPIPLRSSPDSASQGQFGMTQQQMLAQVTAHTNVQIQAEHATSLTQVPTTISTTVPQLISLPPPSMSASGVTKSFGFFHSQQKLHSPSIIVDKPNDDGYNWRKYGQKPVKGSNFSRSYYKCTHPNCPVKKKLELTLQGHVTAIIYKGEHNHQRKTTKGTLTSSGNSDRLKEEMSSHSMSQVDLEFSQAEHGSGTSDSEEVGYYETEVDEKNDEPDPKRRNTKAKLEDPASLNLHRTVAESRIIVQTTSEVDLLDDGYRWRKYGQKVVKGNPYPRSYYKCTTPGCNVRKHVERASTDPKAVVTTYEGKHNHDVPTVKTNSHTLANNTASQLKPKNVTDEKHGFSSRGVGGYEQGPVASLTLKQE, from the exons ATGCTTGGCGGTGGAAATGGAGATGGAGAGGCAGCACCACCCTCCACGGCCGCGCGTTCCAGAAGTGATCTCCGACCACGCGCTTCCACGGAGAGCGTTTTCAACTGTGGAGACACCGCAGGGTATAGCCCCGGTCCCATGACTCTGTTTTCTAGCTTGTTCGGCGATGGTGATGGCGATGAGTATAAGTCGTTCTCGGAGTTCCTTGCCGGCGCCATGGTGGACCCCATTCCTCTTCGGTCTTCTCCAGATTCAGCTTCTCAA GGACAATTTGGAATGACACAGCAGCAAATGCTAGCACAGGTCACAGCCCACACTAATGTGCAAATCCAAGCTGAACATGCTACCTCATTGACACAGGTTCCTACAACTATTTCCACCACTGTACCGCAGCTGATATCACTACCACCACCATCAATGTCAGCTTCTGGGGTAACAAAATCTTTTGGTTTTTTTCACTCTCAACAGAAATTGCACTCTCCTTCTATCATTGTTGATAAGCCTAATGATGATGGCTACAACTGGAGGAAGTATGGGCAGAAACCTGTAAAGGGTAGTAACTTCTCTCGAAGTTACTACAAATGCACACATCCAAATTGCCCTGTCAAGAAAAAGCTTGAGCTAACTCTTCAGGGTCATGTAACTGCAATTATTTATAAAGGAGAGCACAACCATCAACGTAAGACCACAAAAGGCACCCTAACTTCATCTGGGAATTCAGATAGGTTGAAAGAAGAGATGAGTTCTCACTCCATGTCCCAAGTGGATCTAGAATTTAGTCAGGCTGAACATGGGTCTGGAACAAGTGACAGTGAGGAAGTAGGTTATTATGAAACTGAAGTGGATGAGAAAAATGATGAACCTGATCCCAAGAGGAG AAACACAAAAGCCAAACTCGAGGATCCAGCTTCTTTAAATTTGCATAGAACTGTGGCAGAGTCTAGGATCATTGTGCAAACAACAAGTGAAGTGGATCTTTTGGATGATGGATATAGATGGCGCAAATATGGACAGAAAGTTGTCAAAGGCAACCCATATCCAAG GAGCTATTACAAGTGCACAACCCCAGGTTGCAATGTTCGGAAGCATGTTGAGAGGGCTTCAACAGATCCTAAAGCTGTAGTAACAACATATGAAGGAAAACATAATCATGATGTACCAACAGTTAAGACTAATAGTCACACACTTGCCAACAATACTGCATCACAGCTAAAACCAAAAAATGTCACCGATGAGAAGCATGGTTTCAGCAGCAGGGGTGTTGGGGGCTATGAGCAGGGACCTGTGGCAAGTCTAACATTAAAGCAAGAGTAG
- the LOC137810914 gene encoding probable WRKY transcription factor 4 isoform X2 produces MLGGGNGDGEAAPPSTAARSRSDLRPRASTESVFNCGDTAGYSPGPMTLFSSLFGDGDGDEYKSFSEFLAGAMVDPIPLRSSPDSASQVPTTISTTVPQLISLPPPSMSASGVTKSFGFFHSQQKLHSPSIIVDKPNDDGYNWRKYGQKPVKGSNFSRSYYKCTHPNCPVKKKLELTLQGHVTAIIYKGEHNHQRKTTKGTLTSSGNSDRLKEEMSSHSMSQVDLEFSQAEHGSGTSDSEEVGYYETEVDEKNDEPDPKRRNTKAKLEDPASLNLHRTVAESRIIVQTTSEVDLLDDGYRWRKYGQKVVKGNPYPRSYYKCTTPGCNVRKHVERASTDPKAVVTTYEGKHNHDVPTVKTNSHTLANNTASQLKPKNVTDEKHGFSSRGVGGYEQGPVASLTLKQE; encoded by the exons ATGCTTGGCGGTGGAAATGGAGATGGAGAGGCAGCACCACCCTCCACGGCCGCGCGTTCCAGAAGTGATCTCCGACCACGCGCTTCCACGGAGAGCGTTTTCAACTGTGGAGACACCGCAGGGTATAGCCCCGGTCCCATGACTCTGTTTTCTAGCTTGTTCGGCGATGGTGATGGCGATGAGTATAAGTCGTTCTCGGAGTTCCTTGCCGGCGCCATGGTGGACCCCATTCCTCTTCGGTCTTCTCCAGATTCAGCTTCTCAA GTTCCTACAACTATTTCCACCACTGTACCGCAGCTGATATCACTACCACCACCATCAATGTCAGCTTCTGGGGTAACAAAATCTTTTGGTTTTTTTCACTCTCAACAGAAATTGCACTCTCCTTCTATCATTGTTGATAAGCCTAATGATGATGGCTACAACTGGAGGAAGTATGGGCAGAAACCTGTAAAGGGTAGTAACTTCTCTCGAAGTTACTACAAATGCACACATCCAAATTGCCCTGTCAAGAAAAAGCTTGAGCTAACTCTTCAGGGTCATGTAACTGCAATTATTTATAAAGGAGAGCACAACCATCAACGTAAGACCACAAAAGGCACCCTAACTTCATCTGGGAATTCAGATAGGTTGAAAGAAGAGATGAGTTCTCACTCCATGTCCCAAGTGGATCTAGAATTTAGTCAGGCTGAACATGGGTCTGGAACAAGTGACAGTGAGGAAGTAGGTTATTATGAAACTGAAGTGGATGAGAAAAATGATGAACCTGATCCCAAGAGGAG AAACACAAAAGCCAAACTCGAGGATCCAGCTTCTTTAAATTTGCATAGAACTGTGGCAGAGTCTAGGATCATTGTGCAAACAACAAGTGAAGTGGATCTTTTGGATGATGGATATAGATGGCGCAAATATGGACAGAAAGTTGTCAAAGGCAACCCATATCCAAG GAGCTATTACAAGTGCACAACCCCAGGTTGCAATGTTCGGAAGCATGTTGAGAGGGCTTCAACAGATCCTAAAGCTGTAGTAACAACATATGAAGGAAAACATAATCATGATGTACCAACAGTTAAGACTAATAGTCACACACTTGCCAACAATACTGCATCACAGCTAAAACCAAAAAATGTCACCGATGAGAAGCATGGTTTCAGCAGCAGGGGTGTTGGGGGCTATGAGCAGGGACCTGTGGCAAGTCTAACATTAAAGCAAGAGTAG